One Dietzia sp. JS16-p6b genomic window carries:
- the nuoN gene encoding NADH-quinone oxidoreductase subunit NuoN has translation MTPDIAYGSLAPLLLVFGAGIVGVLVEAFVPARRRYATQMAVYLGGLAAALVSVLLLSGTRIVTAEGAVAVDGPALFLQGVTVVVAVAAGLLIGERTVIPSASRKKVLAGFAPQAAVAPGGSGERDAERAGFTQTEIFPLTLFATGGLMLFPAANDLITLFIALEVLSLPLYVLCGMARRRRLLSQEAAVKYFLLGAFSSAFFVYGVALVYGAAGTVDFRGIAEAVEADGGGALALIGVAMMSVGLLFKVGAVPFHTWTPDVYQGAPTAITAFMAAGTKVAAFGAILRFFHTAVPGLEADWAPVLWVIAALTMIVGTVVGVAQNDVTRLLAYSSIAHAGFLLTGVIAVQSTGTSAMLFYLAAYAVSTVGVFAAAGLVRDADGAEIGDLRAWAGLGRRQPLVAGAFAVLLLALAGIPLTSGFIAKFAVFSAAVAGGAVTLVVIGVLTSAIAASFYVRVIVVMFFREAGSASSGGSGSDPGSGGSGVAFARRPVTLAVVGIAAVLTLALGIAPQPLLDLAGAASSFAW, from the coding sequence ATGACCCCCGACATCGCGTACGGATCGCTCGCGCCCCTTCTCCTCGTGTTCGGGGCGGGGATCGTCGGTGTGCTGGTGGAGGCGTTCGTCCCCGCCCGGCGGCGCTATGCCACACAGATGGCCGTCTACCTGGGCGGTCTCGCCGCCGCCCTCGTCTCCGTGCTCCTGTTGTCCGGGACGCGGATCGTCACGGCCGAGGGCGCGGTCGCGGTCGACGGGCCGGCGCTGTTCCTGCAGGGCGTCACGGTGGTCGTGGCCGTCGCCGCCGGACTGTTGATCGGCGAGCGCACCGTCATCCCCTCGGCCTCCCGCAAGAAGGTCCTCGCGGGCTTCGCGCCCCAGGCCGCCGTGGCCCCCGGCGGTTCGGGAGAACGCGACGCCGAGCGCGCGGGATTCACCCAGACCGAGATCTTCCCCCTCACGCTGTTCGCCACGGGCGGCCTCATGCTGTTCCCGGCGGCGAACGACCTGATCACCCTGTTCATCGCGCTGGAGGTGCTCTCGCTGCCCCTGTACGTCCTGTGCGGGATGGCCCGGCGGCGACGCCTGCTCTCGCAGGAGGCGGCGGTCAAGTACTTCCTCCTGGGTGCGTTCTCCTCGGCGTTCTTCGTCTACGGCGTCGCGCTGGTGTACGGCGCCGCCGGGACCGTGGACTTCCGCGGGATCGCCGAGGCGGTCGAGGCCGACGGGGGCGGCGCCCTGGCCCTGATCGGCGTGGCCATGATGTCGGTGGGCCTGCTGTTCAAGGTCGGCGCCGTGCCGTTCCACACCTGGACCCCCGACGTCTACCAGGGCGCGCCCACCGCGATCACCGCGTTCATGGCCGCCGGCACCAAGGTCGCCGCGTTCGGCGCGATCCTCCGGTTCTTCCACACCGCGGTGCCCGGCCTCGAGGCGGACTGGGCGCCGGTGCTGTGGGTGATCGCGGCGCTGACGATGATCGTGGGAACTGTCGTGGGGGTCGCGCAGAACGACGTCACGCGGCTCCTGGCGTACTCCTCCATCGCCCACGCCGGGTTCCTGCTCACCGGGGTGATCGCGGTCCAGTCCACCGGGACGTCCGCGATGCTCTTCTACCTCGCTGCGTACGCCGTCAGCACCGTGGGCGTGTTCGCCGCGGCCGGGCTGGTCCGGGACGCCGACGGCGCCGAGATCGGCGATCTCCGGGCCTGGGCCGGACTGGGTCGGCGCCAGCCACTGGTGGCGGGCGCGTTCGCGGTGCTGCTGCTCGCACTGGCCGGGATTCCTCTGACCAGCGGGTTCATCGCCAAGTTCGCGGTCTTCTCGGCGGCCGTGGCCGGGGGCGCGGTGACCCTGGTGGTGATCGGTGTGCTCACCAGCGCGATCGCGGCCTCGTTCTACGTGCGCGTGATCGTGGTGATGTTCTTCCGCGAGGCCGGATCCGCGAGCTCGGGGGGCTCGGGGTCGGACCCGGGGTCTGGCGGCTCGGGGGTGGCGTTCGCCCGCCGACCGGTGACCCTGGCCGTGGTCGGGATCGCCGCGGTGCTCACGCTCGCTCTGGGGATCGCCCCGCAACCGCTCCTCGATCTCGCAGGGGCGGCCTCATCATTCGCGTGGTGA
- a CDS encoding NADH-quinone oxidoreductase subunit M, with translation MNGPGLLSALWLTPLVGALVVVALPSGARRAARPLALATSLGVLAVAVALAVGFDPAGQTHQFVESRSWIPAFGATYTLGLDGIALVLVLLTAALMPLLLLAGWHDVDDGAHGRRAQAYPALLLTTQGLALVAFTSLDVLLFYVAFEAMLIPLYFLIGGFGRSDSSGADRAAAAVRFLIYNLLGGLVMLVAVIGLYVLTARAGIGTDAGSIGAGTFDYRLITAAVADGRLEITPGVALLMFAAFTLAFAIKAPLWPFHTWLPGAAVAATPASAVLMMAVVDKVGTFAMLRYSLPLFPDAAATAAPVLITLAVVSIVYGGLMAIAQTDLLRLIAYASISHFGFIILGIFARTEQAAAGSTLYMVNHGVATAALFLVAGFLVHRHRIREIGYYGGVQQVAPLLAGTFLIAGLATLSLPGLAPFVSEFLVFVGTIGPYPVAAVLATSTFVLAAIYILWTYQRVMGGPPATGLARTPDLGHRELVVVIPLVVALIVLGFYPQPALDVIEPAVAHTVALVGGAR, from the coding sequence GTGAACGGGCCCGGTCTGCTCTCCGCGCTGTGGCTCACGCCCCTGGTCGGCGCTCTCGTCGTCGTCGCCCTCCCCTCCGGCGCGCGACGCGCGGCGAGACCCCTCGCCCTGGCCACGTCGCTCGGCGTGCTGGCCGTGGCCGTCGCGCTCGCGGTGGGGTTCGACCCCGCAGGCCAGACCCACCAGTTCGTCGAGTCACGCTCGTGGATCCCCGCCTTCGGCGCCACCTACACGCTCGGGCTCGACGGGATCGCCCTGGTGTTGGTCCTGCTCACGGCCGCCCTCATGCCGCTGCTCCTGCTGGCCGGATGGCACGATGTCGACGACGGTGCCCACGGTCGCCGCGCGCAGGCCTACCCGGCGTTGCTGCTCACCACGCAGGGATTGGCGCTGGTGGCGTTCACCAGCCTGGACGTGCTGCTGTTCTACGTCGCGTTCGAGGCCATGCTCATCCCGCTCTACTTCCTCATCGGCGGGTTCGGCCGCAGCGACTCCTCCGGGGCCGACCGGGCTGCGGCGGCCGTGCGGTTCCTCATCTACAACCTGCTCGGCGGGCTGGTGATGCTGGTCGCGGTGATCGGCCTCTACGTCCTCACCGCCCGCGCCGGGATAGGGACTGACGCCGGATCGATCGGGGCGGGCACGTTCGACTACCGCCTCATCACCGCGGCCGTCGCGGACGGTCGGCTGGAGATCACGCCCGGCGTGGCGCTGCTGATGTTCGCCGCCTTCACCCTGGCCTTCGCGATCAAGGCGCCACTGTGGCCGTTCCACACCTGGCTGCCCGGCGCGGCCGTGGCCGCGACGCCCGCATCGGCGGTGTTGATGATGGCCGTCGTGGACAAGGTCGGCACGTTCGCGATGCTGCGCTACAGCCTGCCGCTGTTCCCGGACGCGGCCGCGACGGCGGCGCCGGTGCTCATCACGCTCGCGGTGGTCAGCATCGTCTACGGCGGCCTCATGGCCATCGCCCAGACCGACCTGCTCCGGTTGATCGCCTACGCCTCCATCTCCCACTTCGGGTTCATCATCCTGGGGATCTTCGCGAGGACCGAGCAGGCGGCCGCCGGGTCCACGCTCTACATGGTCAACCACGGCGTCGCCACGGCCGCGCTGTTCCTCGTGGCCGGGTTCCTCGTCCACCGACACCGCATCCGGGAGATCGGCTACTACGGAGGCGTGCAGCAGGTGGCCCCCCTCCTCGCCGGGACGTTCCTCATCGCCGGCCTGGCCACCCTGTCACTCCCGGGCCTGGCCCCGTTCGTCAGCGAGTTCCTGGTGTTCGTCGGCACCATCGGCCCGTACCCGGTGGCCGCGGTGCTCGCCACCAGCACCTTCGTCCTGGCGGCGATCTACATCCTGTGGACCTACCAACGGGTGATGGGGGGACCACCCGCGACCGGGCTGGCGCGGACACCTGATCTGGGTCACCGCGAACTCGTGGTGGTGATCCCCCTGGTGGTGGCGCTGATCGTGCTGGGCTTCTACCCGCAGCCCGCGTTGGACGTGATCGAACCGGCGGTCGCCCACACCGTCGCCCTCGTGGGAGGAGCCCGATGA